A single region of the Anomaloglossus baeobatrachus isolate aAnoBae1 chromosome 2, aAnoBae1.hap1, whole genome shotgun sequence genome encodes:
- the LOC142290054 gene encoding odorant receptor 131-2-like, whose translation MNITSIDFYMTQLNLQDTRAYEVLKAIFFLLTFLFFCFFIYFIVILLIVYFTTPHVQENPRYVLFAHMLINDTLYVIMGIFLSVFYTYVIYIPMAICYVMVTVAAVTFKVTPYNLAVMALERYIAICFPLRHVMFCTTERSYFIIGVMWFLGLLPNIADFIVLIVSVEKSFFFQHLLCRQESLMVQPLQASIRSVFSIGSLILVAIIILFTYIRVIIVAQKTNSKSSSASKASRTLMLHAIQLLLCLLSLTTSITESYNGEFVIILIVFNFLVFMCLPRLLSPLIYGIRDEVFSKCIRTMWKK comes from the coding sequence ATGAATATAACAAGCATTGATTTTTATATGACCCAACTAAACCTCCAGGACACTAGGGCGTACGAGGTTCTGAAGGCGATATTTTTTCTCTTAACATTCTTGTTCTTCTGCTTCTtcatctacttcattgtcattctaCTGATCGTCTACTTCACCACTCCTCATGTCCAGGAGAACCCTCGATATGTCCTGTTTGCCCACATGCTCATCAATGATACATTGTATGTAATTATGGGAATCTTCCTCTCCGTGTTCTACACATATGTTATATACATCCCGATGGCCATCTGTTATGTCATGGTCACTGTTGCGGCTGTTACCTTCAAGGTGACTCCCTATAACCTTGCCGTCATGGCTTTGGAACGTTACATAGCCATCTGCTTCCCGTTGAGACACGTTATGTTTTGTACAACTGAAAGATCCTACTTCATCATTGGAGTCATGTGGTTTTTGGGACTGCTTCCTAACATTGCCGATTTTATAGTCTTGATTGTCTCAGTTGAGAAGAGTTTTTTCTTCCAACATCTGCTATGCAGGCAGGAGTCCCTCATGGTACAACCACTGCAGGCCAGCATAAGGTCCGTCTTCTCCATTGGTAGCCTAATTCTGGTGGCTATCATCATTCTTTTCACTTACATCAGAGTTATCATTGTAGCTCAGAAAACTAATTCCAAGAGTTCTTCAGCTTCAAAGGCCAGTCGAACCCTCATGCTCCATGCCATTCAGCTGCTACTATGTCTCCTGTCATTGACGACCTCGATCACAGAATCTTACAATGGAGAGTTTGTCATTATTTTGATTGTTTTCAatttcctggtgtttatgtgcttgCCTCGACTCCTCAGTCCTCTCATATACGGGATTCGAGATGAAGTTTTCAGCAAATGCATTCGCACGATGTGGAAAAAATGA